From a region of the Buteo buteo chromosome 7, bButBut1.hap1.1, whole genome shotgun sequence genome:
- the TRAF4 gene encoding TNF receptor-associated factor 4 isoform X4: MREASPGSGRSRLIPLSCESEGVFKCPEDQLPLDYAKAHLGTCGFNVIPCPNRCSAKLSRRDLPEHVQHGCPKRRVKCEFCATDFTGEAFEGHQGTCPQESVYCENKCGARMMRRLLSQHTLAECPKRTQPCTYCAKEFVFDTIQNHQYQCPRYPVPCPNQCGTPSIAREDVPTHLKESCNTAMLLCPFKEAGCKHRCPKLAMGRHLEESTKAHLGMVCALVSRQRQEILELRRDVEELSVSSDGTLIWKIADYARKLQEAKARSNYEFFSPPFYTHKYGYKLQVSAFLNGNGSGESSHLSVYIRVLPGEYDNLLEWPFSYRVTFSLLDQSDPSLSKPQHITETFHPDPNWKNFQKPGASRSSLDESTLGFGYPKFISHEDIKKRNYVRDNAIFIKASVEIPQKILA; encoded by the exons atGAGGGAAGCCTCGCCGGGCTCTGGTAGAAGCCGACTGATCCCTCTGTCATGTGAAAG CGAAGGCGTCTTCAAGTGCCCCGAGGACCAGCTGCCCCTGGACTACGCCAAG GCCCATCTTGGCACCTGCGGCTTCAACGTCATCCCCTGCCCCAACCGGTGCAGCGCCAAGCTGAGCCGCCGCGACCTGCCCGAGCACGTCCAGCACGGCTGCCCCAAGCGCCGGGTCAAGTGCGAGTTCTGCGCCACTGACTTCACCGGGGAGGCCTTTGAG GGCCACCAGGGCACGTGTCCCCAGGAGAGCGTGTACTGCGAGAACAAGTGCGGGGCCCGCATGATGCGGCGCCTGCTGTCCCAGCACACCCTGGCCGAGTGCCCCAAGCgcacccagccctgcacctACTGCGCCAAGGAGTTCGTCTTCGACACCATCCAG AACCACCAGTACCAGTGTCCCCGGTACCCTGTGCCCTGCCCCAACCAGTGTGGGACACCCAGCATCGCCCGGGAGGACGTGCCCACCCACCTTAAGGAGAGCTGCAACACTGCCATGCTGCTGTGCCCCTTCAAAGAAGCTGGCTGCAAGCACCGG TGCCCCAAGCTGGCCATGGGCCGGCACCTGGAGGAAAGCACCAAGGCACACCTGGGCATGGTGTGCGCCCTGGTGAGCCGGCAGCGGCAGGAGATCCTGGAGCTGCGGCGGGACGTGGAGGAGCTGTCGGTGAGCAGCGACGGGACCCTCATCTGGAAGATCGCCGACTACGCCCGCAAGCTGCAGGAGGCCAAAGCCCGCAGCAACTACGAGTTCTTCAGCCCCCCTTTCTACACCCACAAGTACGGCTACAAGCTCCAGGTCTCGGCTTTCCTCAACGGCAACGGGAGCGGGGAGAGCAGCCACCTCTCCGTCTACATCCGCGTGCTGCCGGGCGAGTACGACAACCTGCTGGAGTGGCCCTTCTCCTACCGCGTCACCTTCTCCTTGCTGGACCAGAGCGACCCTTCGCTCTCCAAGCCCCAGCACATCACCGAGACCTTCCACCCCGATCCCAACTGGAAAAACTTCCAGAAGCCGGGAGCCTCGCGCAGCTCCCTGGACGAGAGCACCCTGGGCTTCGGCTACCCCAAGTTCATCTCTCACGAGGACATCAAGAAGCGGAACTACGTGCGGGACAACGCCATTTTCATCAAAGCCTCGGTGGAGATCCCCCAGAAGATCCTGGCCTGA
- the TRAF4 gene encoding TNF receptor-associated factor 4 isoform X3 — MPGYDYKLLERPRRRVLCPLCGKPMREPVRVSTCGHRFCDTCLQEFLSEGVFKCPEDQLPLDYAKAHLGTCGFNVIPCPNRCSAKLSRRDLPEHVQHGCPKRRVKCEFCATDFTGEAFEGHQGTCPQESVYCENKCGARMMRRLLSQHTLAECPKRTQPCTYCAKEFVFDTIQNHQYQCPRYPVPCPNQCGTPSIAREDVPTHLKESCNTAMLLCPFKEAGCKHRCPKLAMGRHLEESTKAHLGMVCALVSRQRQEILELRRDVEELSVSSDGTLIWKIADYARKLQEAKARSNYEFFSPPFYTHKYGYKLQVSAFLNGNGSGESSHLSVYIRVLPGEYDNLLEWPFSYRVTFSLLDQSDPSLSKPQHITETFHPDPNWKNFQKPGASRSSLDESTLGFGYPKFISHEDIKKRNYVRDNAIFIKASVEIPQKILA, encoded by the exons ATGCCGGGCTACGATTACAAACTGCTGGaacggccgcggcggcgggtgCTGTGCCCGCTCTGCGGGAAACCCATGCGGGAACCGGTCCGCGTCTCTACTTGCGGTCACCGGTTCTGCGATACGTGCCTGCAGGAGTTTCTCAG CGAAGGCGTCTTCAAGTGCCCCGAGGACCAGCTGCCCCTGGACTACGCCAAG GCCCATCTTGGCACCTGCGGCTTCAACGTCATCCCCTGCCCCAACCGGTGCAGCGCCAAGCTGAGCCGCCGCGACCTGCCCGAGCACGTCCAGCACGGCTGCCCCAAGCGCCGGGTCAAGTGCGAGTTCTGCGCCACTGACTTCACCGGGGAGGCCTTTGAG GGCCACCAGGGCACGTGTCCCCAGGAGAGCGTGTACTGCGAGAACAAGTGCGGGGCCCGCATGATGCGGCGCCTGCTGTCCCAGCACACCCTGGCCGAGTGCCCCAAGCgcacccagccctgcacctACTGCGCCAAGGAGTTCGTCTTCGACACCATCCAG AACCACCAGTACCAGTGTCCCCGGTACCCTGTGCCCTGCCCCAACCAGTGTGGGACACCCAGCATCGCCCGGGAGGACGTGCCCACCCACCTTAAGGAGAGCTGCAACACTGCCATGCTGCTGTGCCCCTTCAAAGAAGCTGGCTGCAAGCACCGG TGCCCCAAGCTGGCCATGGGCCGGCACCTGGAGGAAAGCACCAAGGCACACCTGGGCATGGTGTGCGCCCTGGTGAGCCGGCAGCGGCAGGAGATCCTGGAGCTGCGGCGGGACGTGGAGGAGCTGTCGGTGAGCAGCGACGGGACCCTCATCTGGAAGATCGCCGACTACGCCCGCAAGCTGCAGGAGGCCAAAGCCCGCAGCAACTACGAGTTCTTCAGCCCCCCTTTCTACACCCACAAGTACGGCTACAAGCTCCAGGTCTCGGCTTTCCTCAACGGCAACGGGAGCGGGGAGAGCAGCCACCTCTCCGTCTACATCCGCGTGCTGCCGGGCGAGTACGACAACCTGCTGGAGTGGCCCTTCTCCTACCGCGTCACCTTCTCCTTGCTGGACCAGAGCGACCCTTCGCTCTCCAAGCCCCAGCACATCACCGAGACCTTCCACCCCGATCCCAACTGGAAAAACTTCCAGAAGCCGGGAGCCTCGCGCAGCTCCCTGGACGAGAGCACCCTGGGCTTCGGCTACCCCAAGTTCATCTCTCACGAGGACATCAAGAAGCGGAACTACGTGCGGGACAACGCCATTTTCATCAAAGCCTCGGTGGAGATCCCCCAGAAGATCCTGGCCTGA
- the TRAF4 gene encoding TNF receptor-associated factor 4 isoform X1: MPGYDYKLLERPRRRVLCPLCGKPMREPVRVSTCGHRFCDTCLQEFLSEGVFKCPEDQLPLDYAKIYPDPELEAQVLSLAIRCIHSEEGCRWSGLIKHLQAHLGTCGFNVIPCPNRCSAKLSRRDLPEHVQHGCPKRRVKCEFCATDFTGEAFEGHQGTCPQESVYCENKCGARMMRRLLSQHTLAECPKRTQPCTYCAKEFVFDTIQNHQYQCPRYPVPCPNQCGTPSIAREDVPTHLKESCNTAMLLCPFKEAGCKHRCPKLAMGRHLEESTKAHLGMVCALVSRQRQEILELRRDVEELSVSSDGTLIWKIADYARKLQEAKARSNYEFFSPPFYTHKYGYKLQVSAFLNGNGSGESSHLSVYIRVLPGEYDNLLEWPFSYRVTFSLLDQSDPSLSKPQHITETFHPDPNWKNFQKPGASRSSLDESTLGFGYPKFISHEDIKKRNYVRDNAIFIKASVEIPQKILA; encoded by the exons ATGCCGGGCTACGATTACAAACTGCTGGaacggccgcggcggcgggtgCTGTGCCCGCTCTGCGGGAAACCCATGCGGGAACCGGTCCGCGTCTCTACTTGCGGTCACCGGTTCTGCGATACGTGCCTGCAGGAGTTTCTCAG CGAAGGCGTCTTCAAGTGCCCCGAGGACCAGCTGCCCCTGGACTACGCCAAG ATCTACCCCGACCCGGAGCTGGAGGCGCAGGTGCTGAGCCTGGCCATCCGCTGCATCCACAGCGAGGAGGGCTGCCGCTGGAGCGGGCTCATCAAGCACCTCCAG GCCCATCTTGGCACCTGCGGCTTCAACGTCATCCCCTGCCCCAACCGGTGCAGCGCCAAGCTGAGCCGCCGCGACCTGCCCGAGCACGTCCAGCACGGCTGCCCCAAGCGCCGGGTCAAGTGCGAGTTCTGCGCCACTGACTTCACCGGGGAGGCCTTTGAG GGCCACCAGGGCACGTGTCCCCAGGAGAGCGTGTACTGCGAGAACAAGTGCGGGGCCCGCATGATGCGGCGCCTGCTGTCCCAGCACACCCTGGCCGAGTGCCCCAAGCgcacccagccctgcacctACTGCGCCAAGGAGTTCGTCTTCGACACCATCCAG AACCACCAGTACCAGTGTCCCCGGTACCCTGTGCCCTGCCCCAACCAGTGTGGGACACCCAGCATCGCCCGGGAGGACGTGCCCACCCACCTTAAGGAGAGCTGCAACACTGCCATGCTGCTGTGCCCCTTCAAAGAAGCTGGCTGCAAGCACCGG TGCCCCAAGCTGGCCATGGGCCGGCACCTGGAGGAAAGCACCAAGGCACACCTGGGCATGGTGTGCGCCCTGGTGAGCCGGCAGCGGCAGGAGATCCTGGAGCTGCGGCGGGACGTGGAGGAGCTGTCGGTGAGCAGCGACGGGACCCTCATCTGGAAGATCGCCGACTACGCCCGCAAGCTGCAGGAGGCCAAAGCCCGCAGCAACTACGAGTTCTTCAGCCCCCCTTTCTACACCCACAAGTACGGCTACAAGCTCCAGGTCTCGGCTTTCCTCAACGGCAACGGGAGCGGGGAGAGCAGCCACCTCTCCGTCTACATCCGCGTGCTGCCGGGCGAGTACGACAACCTGCTGGAGTGGCCCTTCTCCTACCGCGTCACCTTCTCCTTGCTGGACCAGAGCGACCCTTCGCTCTCCAAGCCCCAGCACATCACCGAGACCTTCCACCCCGATCCCAACTGGAAAAACTTCCAGAAGCCGGGAGCCTCGCGCAGCTCCCTGGACGAGAGCACCCTGGGCTTCGGCTACCCCAAGTTCATCTCTCACGAGGACATCAAGAAGCGGAACTACGTGCGGGACAACGCCATTTTCATCAAAGCCTCGGTGGAGATCCCCCAGAAGATCCTGGCCTGA
- the TRAF4 gene encoding TNF receptor-associated factor 4 isoform X2: MREASPGSGRSRLIPLSCESEGVFKCPEDQLPLDYAKIYPDPELEAQVLSLAIRCIHSEEGCRWSGLIKHLQAHLGTCGFNVIPCPNRCSAKLSRRDLPEHVQHGCPKRRVKCEFCATDFTGEAFEGHQGTCPQESVYCENKCGARMMRRLLSQHTLAECPKRTQPCTYCAKEFVFDTIQNHQYQCPRYPVPCPNQCGTPSIAREDVPTHLKESCNTAMLLCPFKEAGCKHRCPKLAMGRHLEESTKAHLGMVCALVSRQRQEILELRRDVEELSVSSDGTLIWKIADYARKLQEAKARSNYEFFSPPFYTHKYGYKLQVSAFLNGNGSGESSHLSVYIRVLPGEYDNLLEWPFSYRVTFSLLDQSDPSLSKPQHITETFHPDPNWKNFQKPGASRSSLDESTLGFGYPKFISHEDIKKRNYVRDNAIFIKASVEIPQKILA; this comes from the exons atGAGGGAAGCCTCGCCGGGCTCTGGTAGAAGCCGACTGATCCCTCTGTCATGTGAAAG CGAAGGCGTCTTCAAGTGCCCCGAGGACCAGCTGCCCCTGGACTACGCCAAG ATCTACCCCGACCCGGAGCTGGAGGCGCAGGTGCTGAGCCTGGCCATCCGCTGCATCCACAGCGAGGAGGGCTGCCGCTGGAGCGGGCTCATCAAGCACCTCCAG GCCCATCTTGGCACCTGCGGCTTCAACGTCATCCCCTGCCCCAACCGGTGCAGCGCCAAGCTGAGCCGCCGCGACCTGCCCGAGCACGTCCAGCACGGCTGCCCCAAGCGCCGGGTCAAGTGCGAGTTCTGCGCCACTGACTTCACCGGGGAGGCCTTTGAG GGCCACCAGGGCACGTGTCCCCAGGAGAGCGTGTACTGCGAGAACAAGTGCGGGGCCCGCATGATGCGGCGCCTGCTGTCCCAGCACACCCTGGCCGAGTGCCCCAAGCgcacccagccctgcacctACTGCGCCAAGGAGTTCGTCTTCGACACCATCCAG AACCACCAGTACCAGTGTCCCCGGTACCCTGTGCCCTGCCCCAACCAGTGTGGGACACCCAGCATCGCCCGGGAGGACGTGCCCACCCACCTTAAGGAGAGCTGCAACACTGCCATGCTGCTGTGCCCCTTCAAAGAAGCTGGCTGCAAGCACCGG TGCCCCAAGCTGGCCATGGGCCGGCACCTGGAGGAAAGCACCAAGGCACACCTGGGCATGGTGTGCGCCCTGGTGAGCCGGCAGCGGCAGGAGATCCTGGAGCTGCGGCGGGACGTGGAGGAGCTGTCGGTGAGCAGCGACGGGACCCTCATCTGGAAGATCGCCGACTACGCCCGCAAGCTGCAGGAGGCCAAAGCCCGCAGCAACTACGAGTTCTTCAGCCCCCCTTTCTACACCCACAAGTACGGCTACAAGCTCCAGGTCTCGGCTTTCCTCAACGGCAACGGGAGCGGGGAGAGCAGCCACCTCTCCGTCTACATCCGCGTGCTGCCGGGCGAGTACGACAACCTGCTGGAGTGGCCCTTCTCCTACCGCGTCACCTTCTCCTTGCTGGACCAGAGCGACCCTTCGCTCTCCAAGCCCCAGCACATCACCGAGACCTTCCACCCCGATCCCAACTGGAAAAACTTCCAGAAGCCGGGAGCCTCGCGCAGCTCCCTGGACGAGAGCACCCTGGGCTTCGGCTACCCCAAGTTCATCTCTCACGAGGACATCAAGAAGCGGAACTACGTGCGGGACAACGCCATTTTCATCAAAGCCTCGGTGGAGATCCCCCAGAAGATCCTGGCCTGA
- the NEK8 gene encoding serine/threonine-protein kinase Nek8 — protein sequence MEKYERIRVVGRGAFGIVHLCLRKADQKLVILKQIPVEQMSKDERLAAQNECQVLKLLSHPNVIEYYENFLEDKALMIAMEYAPGGTLAEFIHKRCNSLLDEDTILHFFVQILLALHHVHTKQILHRDLKTQNILLDKHRMIVKIGDFGISKILSSKSKAYTVVGTPCYISPELCEGKPYNQKSDIWALGCVLYELASLKRAFEAANLPALVLKIMSGTFAPISDRYSPDLRQLILSMLNLDPSKRPQLNEIMAQAICIRPLLNLYTDVGSVKMRRPEKPLAPVPTVTHSRTGGRVSSARPRGVRGGSARTGIPPPLSSIYTWGSGITTPLRLPMLNTEVVQVSAGRTQKAGVTKSGRLIMWEAPPMGAAGGPSLPGATEQLQPQFVSRFLEGQSGVTIKHVSCGDLFTACLTDRGIIMTFGSGSNGCLGHGNFMDVSQPKIVEALLGYEMVQVACGASHVLAVSNEREVFAWGRGDNGRLGLGTLECHNSPQQVTVPPEHEAQRVICGIDSSMVLTVKNQVLACGSNRCNKLGLDRISSAEEPSPEDQVEEATVFMCAQSAPLNQEPIVCADIGTAHSAAVTASGQCYTFGSNQHGQLGTNSSRNSRVPHLVVGLQAMKVTVVACGDAFTVAIGADGEVCTWGKGARGRLGRKDEETGVPRPVQLEEMHPYLVTSVACCHGNTLLAVKPAVEESPSQ from the exons atggagaaatACGAACGGATCCgggtggtggggagaggggccTTCGG CATCGTGCACCTCTGCCTGCGCAAGGCCGACCAGAAGCTGGTGATCCTGAAGCAGATCCCGGTGGAGCAGATGAGCAAGGACGAGCGGCTGGCGGCGCAGAACGAGTGCCAGGTCCTCAAGCTGCTCAGCCACCCCAACGTCATCGAGTACTATGAGAACTTCTTGGAGGACAAGGCGCTCATGATCGCCATGGAGTACGCCCCAG GGGGCACGCTAGCGGAGTTTATTCATAAGCGCTGTAACTCCTTGCTGGATGAGGATACCATCCTGCACTTCTTTGTGCAGATCCTCCTGGCTCTCCACCACGTGCACACCAAGCAGATCCTGCACCGCGACCTGAAGACTCAGAACATCCTCTTGGACAAACATCGCATGATTGTCAAGATCGGAGACTTTGGCATCTCCAAAATCTTGAGCAGCAAGAGTAAAGCCTACACG GTTGTGGGAACTCCGTGCTACATCTCCCCAGAGCTCTGTGAAGGGAAGCCTTACAACCAGAAGAGTGATATCTGGGCTTTGGGCTGTGTGCTGTACGAACTCGCCAGCCTCAAGAGGGCTTTTGAAGCTGCG aaTCTTCCTGCCTTAGTATTGAAGATCATGAGCGGGACGTTTGCCCCAATATCGGATAGATACAGCCCTGACCTGCGCCAGCTCATCCTTAGCATGCTGAACCTGGATCCTTCCAAGCGGCCCCAGCTGAATGAGATCATGGCCCAGGCCATCTGCATTCGGCCCCTTCTGAACCTCTACACTGATGTGGGCAGTGTCAAAATGAGAAG GCCTGAAAAACCCTTGGCTCCGGTGCCGACAGTAACCCACAGCCGGACGGGGGGACGAGTGAGCAGTGCCAGGCCAAGAG GTGTTCGAGGTGGTTCAGCCAGGACAGGAATCCCTCCTCCACTGTCATCCATCTACACCTGGGGGAGTGGGATCACCACCCCTCTCCGCCTGCCCATGCTTAACACCGAAGTGGTGCAGGTGTCTGCTGGCAGGACGCAGAAGGCCGGGGTCACCAAATCGGGGCGGCTCATCATGTGGGAG GCTCCCCCGATGGGTGCTGCGGGAGGCCCTTCTCTCCCAGGAGCCACCGAGCAGCTCCAGCCTCAGTTTGTGTCCCGCTTTCTGGAGGGCCAGTCTGGCGTGACCATCAAACACGTGTCCTGCGGTGATCTCTTCACAGCCTGCCTCACAG ACAGGGGGATAATCATGACTTTCGGCAGCGGCAGCAATGGCTGTTTGGGGCACGGAAACTTCATGGACGTAAGCCAG cCCAAGATCGTGGAGGCCCTGCTGGGCTACGAGATGGTGCAGGTGGCCTGTGGTGCGTCTCACGTCCTAGCGGTTTCCAACGAACGGGAAGTGTttgcctggggcaggggggataATG GTCGCCTTGGGCTGGGTACCCTGGAGTGCCACAACTCCCCCCAGCAGGTCACAGTCCCGCCGGAGCATGAGGCCCAGAGGGTCATCTGCGGCATCGATTCCTCCATGgtcctcacagtgaagaaccaGGTTCTTGCTTGTGGGAGCAACAG GTGTAACAAACTGGGCCTAGATCGGATCAGCTCAGCAGAGGAGCCTTCCCCAGAGGACCAGGTGGAAGAGGCCACCGTGTTCATGTGTGCCCAGTCAGCCCCCTTGAACCAAGAACCAATTGTGTGTGCTGACATCGGTACAGCGCACTCGGCTGCAGTCACAG CTTCTGGCCAGTGTTACACCTTTGGGAGCAACCAGCATGGGCAGCTGGGCACCAACTCCTCCCGCAACAGCCGCGTACCCCACCTGGTTGTGGGGCTCCAGGCAATGAAGGTCACCGTGGTGGCTTGTGGGGATGCCTTCACTGTGGCCATCGGAGCAG ACGGCGAGGTGTGCACATGGGGGAAAGGAGCCAGGGGACGCCTGGGCAGGAAGGACGAGGAAACGGGAGTGCCGAGGCCGgtgcagctggaggagatgcATCCGTACCTGGTGACCTCTGTAGCCTGCTGCCACGGGAACACACTGCTGGCAGTAAAGC CTGCCGTGGAAGAGTCACCTTCCCAGTGA